A region of Nitrospirota bacterium DNA encodes the following proteins:
- a CDS encoding Lrp/AsnC ligand binding domain-containing protein produces the protein MKKSKPADATLSKSPGRAPGLTETTGIRYVGNEPAIPAVPCTIHAPVDGGIIMSDRAYVLINVMPGQTSEVVRALSAIKQIKTIDPCWGKPDIIVVVEVTDQDALTQLVLKRIHEIDGVSQTDTHLVYRLKESKAK, from the coding sequence ATGAAGAAGTCGAAGCCTGCCGACGCCACGCTCAGCAAATCGCCAGGGCGCGCTCCCGGATTGACAGAGACGACGGGCATCCGCTACGTTGGCAACGAACCCGCTATTCCTGCGGTACCTTGTACGATTCATGCTCCAGTCGATGGCGGGATCATTATGTCGGATCGGGCCTATGTGCTCATCAATGTCATGCCGGGACAGACCAGCGAAGTGGTGCGGGCATTATCCGCCATCAAGCAGATCAAGACCATCGATCCCTGCTGGGGCAAACCGGATATTATTGTGGTGGTAGAAGTAACCGACCAGGATGCCTTGACTCAGCTAGTCCTGAAGCGGATTCATGAGATCGACGGCGTCTCGCAAACCGACACCCATCTCGTCTATCGATTGAAAGAAAGCAAGGCCAAGTGA
- a CDS encoding sigma-54 dependent transcriptional regulator, which yields MPPANILVVDDDAVARELLAEALKKEGYAVEAFASGEEVIARGRQGRVDLVLTDIRMGAVDGLTVLREFKRMSSDTAVVVLTSFGSLEGAIEAIKQGAYDYLAKPFKKEDIKLVVKRSLDHCQLVRENARFREELKSKDEWSPLVGSSTAMLEVYKLVARVTESKSTVLLQGESGTGKELIARAIHANGPRRDKPFIPVNCGALPDTLLESEMFGYEKGAFTGAVGNKIGLFESASGGTLFLDEIGEMGQALQVKLLRVMQDHEVRRVGSTTSAKVDVRTIAATNRDLEQLVKEGKFRDDLFYRLNVVRITLPSLVERREDIPMLVHHFLQKCAAGAAHAVRGVLPETMTLLTQYRWPGNVRELENAIERAVSLSHGPLLTPEDLPASLRQTELQSKETVGAIDHSDEACLTLEEVEKRHLVRVLKETKGNKVKAAKILGIDRRTLYRMAERFGLDLGDDADSGEKE from the coding sequence ATGCCACCAGCGAATATTCTCGTAGTTGATGACGATGCGGTTGCACGGGAGCTCTTGGCAGAGGCCTTAAAGAAGGAAGGGTATGCCGTTGAGGCTTTTGCCAGCGGAGAAGAAGTCATTGCGCGTGGCCGCCAGGGGCGAGTGGATCTGGTGCTGACGGATATTCGAATGGGCGCGGTCGACGGATTGACCGTGTTGCGTGAGTTCAAACGGATGAGCTCGGACACGGCGGTCGTCGTGCTGACTTCCTTCGGATCGCTTGAAGGGGCGATCGAAGCGATCAAACAAGGGGCCTACGACTATCTGGCCAAGCCGTTTAAGAAAGAGGATATCAAGCTGGTGGTCAAGCGGAGTCTCGATCACTGCCAACTCGTCCGGGAGAATGCCCGGTTCCGTGAAGAATTGAAGAGTAAAGATGAATGGTCTCCGTTGGTGGGAAGCAGCACCGCCATGTTGGAGGTGTATAAGCTGGTCGCGCGGGTGACGGAAAGCAAGAGCACGGTCTTGCTACAAGGGGAAAGCGGGACCGGCAAGGAGTTGATTGCGCGGGCGATTCATGCGAATGGGCCTCGTCGGGACAAGCCGTTCATTCCGGTGAACTGCGGGGCATTGCCGGATACCTTGCTGGAGTCGGAAATGTTCGGGTATGAGAAGGGCGCCTTTACCGGCGCGGTGGGGAATAAGATCGGCCTGTTCGAGTCCGCGAGCGGGGGCACCTTGTTTCTCGACGAAATCGGCGAGATGGGCCAGGCGCTGCAAGTGAAGTTGTTGCGGGTGATGCAGGATCACGAAGTCCGCCGCGTGGGGAGCACGACATCGGCGAAGGTCGACGTCCGTACCATCGCGGCGACGAATCGAGACCTCGAGCAGCTCGTCAAGGAAGGGAAGTTCCGGGACGATTTATTTTATCGGCTCAATGTCGTACGGATCACGTTGCCGTCGCTGGTGGAGCGGCGGGAAGATATTCCGATGTTGGTGCACCACTTCTTGCAAAAATGCGCGGCTGGGGCGGCGCATGCGGTGCGTGGGGTGCTGCCCGAGACGATGACGTTGTTGACGCAGTACCGGTGGCCCGGCAATGTCCGCGAGTTGGAAAACGCCATTGAGCGGGCTGTCTCGTTGAGTCATGGTCCACTTCTCACGCCGGAGGATCTGCCGGCGTCGTTACGCCAGACGGAGCTGCAGTCGAAGGAGACCGTCGGAGCGATCGACCACAGCGATGAGGCCTGTTTGACGCTTGAGGAGGTCGAGAAGCGTCATCTGGTTCGCGTGCTGAAGGAAACCAAGGGAAATAAAGTCAAAGCGGCAAAGATTCTCGGCATCGATCGGCGGACGCTCTATCGGATGGCTGAGCGGTTTGGATTGGACCTCGGCGACGATGCCGACAGCGGAGAGAAAGAGTAG
- a CDS encoding ATP-binding protein, with protein sequence MLKQNRIVLAIAGAVFLAIVALEMAAPANIVGAYGFVLPILLVATMRSRGLMLVTVVACVVATYMGLMQPTKPGRFQSAVINRSVVAGMLLVVAYIGMTWEERKAREEAARAALAQETENLLKANTQLVDAKDQLNRSERLAAVGQLVASVAHEVGTPLHSIAWHVQALAEEPGVTPEMKKRVTIIDEQLTRVVRIIQDLLSSTRPRQPEPAWLPVEQVISPAAVLMEPAFHAKGISLTVEIPVDLPLVWADAEKIHQVLVNLLANALAATPPHGAVSVVLGTRAASSDELDLGRRVAEAMSPVVITVAVRDTGCGMPEANVQKAFEPFFTTKAVGKGTGLGLFLSRETVLAHGGSLSLESELGRGTTVTVTLPGLQADSTSVRKRD encoded by the coding sequence ATGTTGAAACAAAACCGCATTGTCCTGGCGATCGCAGGGGCGGTGTTCCTGGCGATTGTTGCACTTGAAATGGCTGCTCCGGCGAACATTGTCGGCGCATACGGTTTTGTGTTGCCGATTTTGCTGGTGGCGACGATGCGCAGTCGCGGCTTGATGCTTGTGACGGTAGTGGCTTGTGTGGTGGCGACCTATATGGGGTTGATGCAACCGACCAAGCCGGGGCGGTTTCAGTCGGCGGTGATCAATCGCAGCGTGGTCGCAGGCATGCTGCTGGTTGTCGCCTATATAGGGATGACCTGGGAAGAGCGTAAGGCGAGAGAGGAGGCGGCGCGTGCCGCACTGGCCCAGGAGACGGAAAATCTCCTGAAGGCCAATACGCAGCTGGTCGATGCGAAAGACCAGCTGAATCGCTCGGAACGGTTAGCCGCAGTGGGGCAGTTGGTGGCGTCCGTGGCGCATGAGGTCGGTACGCCGCTGCATTCGATTGCCTGGCACGTGCAAGCGCTGGCTGAAGAGCCGGGTGTCACGCCTGAGATGAAGAAGCGAGTCACGATTATCGATGAGCAGCTGACCCGTGTGGTTCGGATCATTCAAGATTTGCTCTCCTCAACCAGACCTCGTCAGCCTGAACCGGCGTGGTTGCCCGTCGAGCAGGTCATCAGCCCGGCGGCCGTGCTCATGGAACCGGCCTTTCATGCAAAGGGGATTTCCTTAACGGTCGAGATTCCCGTGGATCTCCCACTCGTGTGGGCTGATGCGGAGAAAATACACCAAGTGTTGGTCAATCTGTTGGCCAACGCCTTAGCGGCTACCCCGCCGCATGGTGCGGTGAGCGTCGTGCTTGGAACTCGTGCCGCCTCATCGGATGAACTGGACCTCGGTCGGCGAGTGGCCGAGGCGATGTCCCCTGTGGTGATCACGGTTGCGGTGCGGGATACCGGATGCGGCATGCCGGAGGCCAATGTGCAAAAAGCCTTTGAGCCATTTTTTACGACCAAGGCGGTTGGCAAGGGCACTGGATTAGGGCTATTCTTAAGCCGCGAAACGGTTCTGGCTCATGGCGGAAGTCTGTCGCTTGAGAGCGAACTGGGCCGCGGTACCACTGTCACGGTGACCTTGCCTGGATTACAGGCCGACTCGACGAGCGTGAGAAAGAGGGATTGA
- the malQ gene encoding 4-alpha-glucanotransferase, whose product MSSRRLSLMQNQSEQTLLVRLAERVGIVAEYHDIAGTLHRTSDDTRRAILTAMGLTVDSTASLTQALREWDEAPWQRPCDPVRILRDDDTGAPLSCYLALEDGKEHSVVVEWQLRDEANAVVQEGLAGPGLPPVEVRFLSDRRHVRVEIPAPRGLSLGYYSLTVRAEGLVGGTVGTMRIIVAPRQCYVPPSLEANQRLWGLALQLYSLSSNRNWGCGDFTDLGRIVEWAGKGLGAGVIGLNPLHALRNTAPYHISPYAPFSRLYLNELYIDLERLPEFFGSEEAQQQFRAPEFQSRLQAQRESRRVDYDAIATAKRTMLDLAYRKFLKDAYEGEEPNLQPKTARAWLLERFIQAEGTPLELYATFQTLEEERRLIQSKSATWHEWPKQFLTPGPPVREYAKRHRKRIRFFQYIQWVASEQLNEVRQTAEQQAMPIGLYHDLALGADRNGAEAWVYQSVLALGADCGAPPDAFAPEGQNWGLPPINPHALRASGYEMMIQLLRHNFRLGGAIRLDHVMAFCRLFWIPRGRPASEGTYVQYPFEDLLAIVALESVRSQTLVIGEDLGTVPDWVREHLAKARVLSYRVFYFERGGDGGWKSPGDYPAQSLAVATTHDLPTLTGFWSGEDLQVRAGLGAFTDDAARQRAWEERQRDKGGILSALKREGLLPNGVTEDLATVPAMTNELCRAIHLYLARTPSWLVLANLEDGLSELSQTNLPGTVDSHPNWTRKYAVPVDEILGDERMRELGAVLRSVRPLG is encoded by the coding sequence ATGTCTTCACGCAGACTCTCGCTCATGCAGAACCAGTCCGAACAGACCCTTCTTGTCAGACTCGCTGAACGAGTCGGCATCGTGGCTGAGTATCACGATATCGCTGGGACGCTTCACCGTACCTCTGATGACACCAGGCGCGCGATTCTGACCGCCATGGGATTGACGGTCGATTCGACCGCATCGCTGACACAGGCGCTGCGAGAATGGGATGAGGCGCCGTGGCAACGTCCTTGCGATCCGGTGCGAATCCTGCGTGACGATGACACTGGAGCTCCCCTGTCCTGTTATCTCGCCCTCGAAGACGGGAAAGAACATTCCGTTGTGGTGGAGTGGCAGCTTCGCGATGAAGCGAACGCCGTGGTGCAGGAAGGGCTGGCAGGGCCTGGCCTCCCTCCCGTGGAGGTCCGCTTTCTCAGTGATCGACGGCATGTGCGTGTTGAGATCCCGGCCCCGAGGGGACTCTCGCTCGGGTACTACAGTCTCACTGTACGGGCCGAAGGTTTAGTGGGCGGGACTGTGGGGACGATGCGCATCATCGTGGCGCCTCGCCAATGTTATGTTCCACCGTCCCTCGAAGCGAACCAGCGGCTGTGGGGACTGGCCTTGCAGCTCTATTCGTTATCCTCCAATCGGAATTGGGGCTGCGGGGACTTCACGGACCTTGGACGGATTGTGGAGTGGGCCGGAAAGGGGCTCGGGGCTGGAGTCATCGGGCTGAATCCGTTGCACGCCTTGCGGAATACCGCGCCCTATCATATCAGCCCCTATGCACCGTTCAGTCGACTCTATCTCAATGAACTGTATATCGATCTTGAGCGGTTGCCGGAATTTTTCGGGTCGGAGGAGGCGCAGCAACAGTTCCGCGCTCCCGAGTTTCAATCCAGACTTCAGGCGCAGCGCGAGAGTCGGCGGGTGGACTACGATGCGATTGCGACGGCTAAGCGCACGATGCTCGATCTGGCGTACCGCAAGTTTCTCAAAGATGCCTATGAAGGAGAGGAACCGAATCTTCAGCCGAAGACGGCCCGCGCTTGGCTCTTGGAACGGTTTATCCAGGCCGAAGGCACGCCGCTTGAGCTGTATGCCACCTTCCAGACGTTGGAAGAAGAACGACGGCTGATTCAATCCAAGTCGGCGACCTGGCACGAGTGGCCGAAACAATTTCTCACCCCGGGCCCACCGGTGCGTGAATATGCGAAACGGCACCGGAAGCGCATTCGGTTTTTTCAGTACATCCAGTGGGTTGCGAGTGAACAGCTGAACGAGGTTCGGCAGACGGCCGAGCAGCAGGCGATGCCGATCGGGTTGTATCACGACCTGGCGCTTGGCGCCGATCGGAATGGGGCGGAGGCCTGGGTCTATCAATCGGTGCTGGCGCTCGGGGCCGACTGCGGCGCTCCGCCCGATGCCTTTGCGCCAGAGGGGCAGAATTGGGGCTTGCCTCCGATCAATCCCCACGCGCTCCGTGCCAGCGGCTATGAAATGATGATCCAGCTGTTACGGCATAATTTTCGTTTAGGCGGGGCCATTCGTTTGGACCATGTGATGGCGTTCTGCCGTCTGTTCTGGATTCCACGAGGCAGGCCTGCGTCCGAGGGGACCTATGTGCAGTATCCCTTTGAAGACTTGTTGGCGATTGTGGCATTGGAGAGCGTACGATCTCAGACGTTGGTGATCGGCGAAGACCTGGGTACGGTCCCCGATTGGGTCAGAGAACATTTGGCGAAGGCGAGAGTGTTGTCGTATCGTGTGTTCTACTTCGAGCGTGGTGGGGACGGCGGATGGAAGTCGCCGGGCGATTATCCTGCACAATCATTGGCGGTCGCTACGACGCATGACTTGCCGACGCTCACAGGATTTTGGTCCGGGGAGGATCTCCAAGTCCGGGCAGGATTGGGCGCGTTTACCGATGACGCGGCACGCCAGCGAGCCTGGGAGGAACGGCAGCGCGACAAGGGGGGGATTCTCAGTGCCCTCAAGCGGGAGGGCCTTCTGCCGAATGGCGTGACCGAGGATCTGGCGACCGTGCCTGCCATGACGAACGAACTCTGTCGGGCGATTCATCTCTATCTCGCTCGCACACCGTCCTGGCTCGTGTTGGCGAATCTCGAAGACGGTTTGAGTGAGTTGTCGCAAACCAACCTTCCAGGGACGGTCGACAGCCATCCGAACTGGACCCGTAAGTATGCCGTTCCGGTGGATGAGATCCTGGGGGATGAACGGATGCGAGAGCTTGGGGCTGTGTTGCGTTCGGTCCGTCCGCTAGGGTAA
- a CDS encoding HDOD domain-containing protein: MSSAQELVRSCSNIFTLPEIYLRVRDVVDDPQSTMDDLANALKIDPAISARLLRIVNSPLYGFPKQIDSITRAVNLIGMQAVSDLVAASTIGKTFTGMTSDLMDLSAYWHKSVLCALMAGKIAKASGIEDSERFFIAGLLRDIGHLVLYQTVPQRAQSALVEAGNLSAPLAEVEQANIGCDFTEVGAELIRVWNMPSQIEQAIRHQLNPNEAGEFTLHASIVHLAGAAVDHAELAQAQASQQPAFHTFALACTQFKADKHQALLKEAQAQLQDTLACIYPLAKAA, encoded by the coding sequence ATGTCGTCAGCACAAGAACTTGTTCGCTCATGTTCGAATATTTTCACCCTCCCGGAAATCTACCTTCGTGTCCGGGACGTGGTCGACGACCCGCAGTCGACGATGGACGATTTGGCCAACGCGTTGAAGATCGACCCGGCCATTTCCGCCCGGCTGCTGAGAATCGTCAATAGCCCCCTCTACGGCTTCCCCAAACAAATCGACAGCATCACGCGCGCCGTCAACCTGATCGGGATGCAGGCCGTCAGTGACCTGGTAGCGGCCAGCACCATCGGGAAGACCTTTACCGGCATGACCTCCGACCTCATGGATCTTTCAGCCTATTGGCACAAGAGTGTCTTGTGCGCGCTGATGGCCGGGAAAATTGCCAAAGCCAGTGGCATCGAGGATAGCGAGCGGTTCTTTATCGCGGGGCTGTTGCGAGATATCGGCCACCTGGTGCTCTATCAAACCGTGCCTCAACGGGCCCAATCGGCCCTCGTGGAAGCCGGGAACCTCAGCGCACCATTAGCGGAAGTGGAGCAAGCCAACATCGGGTGCGACTTCACCGAAGTCGGCGCGGAACTGATTCGTGTCTGGAACATGCCGAGCCAGATCGAACAAGCGATTCGCCACCAACTGAATCCCAACGAAGCCGGCGAATTTACACTCCATGCATCGATCGTTCACCTAGCCGGTGCCGCAGTCGATCACGCCGAATTAGCCCAGGCCCAGGCAAGCCAGCAACCAGCGTTTCATACGTTCGCCCTCGCCTGCACGCAATTCAAAGCCGACAAGCACCAGGCCCTGCTCAAAGAAGCGCAAGCCCAACTCCAGGACACCCTCGCCTGTATCTATCCGTTAGCGAAGGCCGCGTAG
- a CDS encoding DUF433 domain-containing protein has product MNWEQRISIDPGKRGGKPCIRGLRITVYDVLEYLASGMSEEDILSDFPDLTREDIRACLAFAADRERKLISLPSS; this is encoded by the coding sequence ATGAACTGGGAACAACGCATCAGTATTGATCCTGGAAAACGTGGCGGCAAGCCCTGTATCCGTGGGTTGCGCATCACGGTCTATGACGTTCTGGAATATCTCGCGTCTGGCATGAGCGAAGAGGACATCCTCTCGGACTTTCCCGATCTGACCCGTGAAGACATCCGAGCCTGTCTCGCCTTTGCGGCCGATCGGGAACGGAAGCTGATCTCCCTGCCATCCTCGTGA
- a CDS encoding acyltransferase, whose product MTSLFPEMTNLGAKRSDRLYLLDALRGLAALSVVFWHWQHFFLSGPVPETVDRMKLPLYDWFFLFYEHGWLAIDLFFCLSGFVFYWQYSRSVAEGSITPGTFAILRLSRLYPLHVATLVLVAIGQYVVMQAQGTFFVYEYNDLTHFLLNLLFASSWGLEQGYSFNGPVWSISIEVLLYALFFACCRILPVRLILLAAISLLGFLIQAMYHVPIGRGVGFFFLGGCVYLLYQQIMASSPQQIRMTTVWAVGLLAGAWLAVFVAAMRGFDISGFLVPFPQSLVWAIKMLLSNLPTVVLFPLTILALVLLEYHVGPIGQSLSFLGDISYSSYLLHFPLQLFVVILATRFNVDHALYYSGWAMAGFFVVLLTLSLASHRYVEIPMQRFLRKRLIHCS is encoded by the coding sequence ATGACCTCATTGTTTCCTGAGATGACGAACCTCGGGGCTAAGCGTTCAGACCGCTTGTATTTGTTGGATGCGCTGCGAGGTCTCGCCGCGCTCAGCGTCGTGTTCTGGCATTGGCAACATTTCTTCCTTTCCGGCCCAGTTCCCGAAACGGTCGACAGGATGAAATTGCCGCTCTATGACTGGTTCTTCCTGTTCTATGAACATGGTTGGCTGGCGATCGATCTCTTCTTCTGTCTCTCCGGCTTCGTGTTCTATTGGCAATATTCCAGGTCGGTGGCGGAGGGCTCGATCACGCCCGGTACCTTTGCGATTCTACGACTGTCTCGCCTCTACCCGCTCCATGTCGCCACGCTTGTGCTCGTCGCCATAGGCCAGTATGTGGTGATGCAGGCGCAAGGCACCTTCTTCGTCTATGAATACAATGACCTCACGCATTTCCTGCTCAACTTGTTGTTCGCCTCCTCGTGGGGGCTCGAACAGGGTTATTCCTTCAATGGGCCGGTCTGGTCCATCTCGATTGAAGTGCTGTTGTACGCATTGTTCTTTGCTTGCTGCAGGATTCTCCCGGTCAGGCTGATCCTGTTGGCGGCCATCTCTCTCCTCGGGTTTCTGATCCAAGCAATGTACCATGTGCCGATTGGACGGGGAGTGGGATTCTTCTTTCTCGGTGGCTGTGTCTACTTGCTCTACCAGCAGATCATGGCCTCCTCACCACAGCAAATACGAATGACTACGGTATGGGCGGTCGGACTGCTAGCCGGGGCATGGCTTGCTGTCTTTGTGGCAGCGATGAGGGGATTCGATATCAGTGGATTCCTCGTGCCGTTTCCTCAGTCGTTGGTCTGGGCCATCAAGATGCTCCTGTCTAACTTGCCCACAGTAGTGCTCTTTCCCCTCACCATTCTGGCGTTGGTGTTACTTGAATATCATGTGGGACCCATCGGACAGTCTCTGTCGTTTCTCGGGGACATCTCCTATTCGTCTTATCTCCTTCACTTCCCACTTCAGCTATTCGTCGTGATTCTGGCCACTCGATTCAACGTCGACCATGCCCTGTACTATTCCGGTTGGGCCATGGCAGGGTTCTTTGTAGTCCTGCTGACTCTGTCGTTGGCCAGCCACCGCTATGTTGAAATTCCTATGCAACGGTTCTTGCGAAAGCGGCTCATCCATTGTTCCTGA
- a CDS encoding SPFH domain-containing protein, with product MKRSGRGTIGVLAMGTLLALSSGCALVAVDAGHEGVLVEKPFFFGHGGVDPIPIKTGRVAIAPTTQIIDVEVRPIQYSEHFDIISSENAPVSFDAFLIANVIEGRSPELISKYGPNWYANNAKEAFRTFVREEVQKYPLFQLTTDPTTRQKLQDAIAKEVQTKLIEKQGIPVRLNRVVVGSILPPKGVVEQTTQTIIQEQRKITMVEFQKAEESREKAERQRGIADRAYRESLGLTAVEFVDLRRIEVQKEIVQHSPAALTVIMGLERIGINMPPLAGGN from the coding sequence ATGAAGCGTTCAGGTAGAGGGACTATCGGTGTGTTGGCCATGGGGACTCTGCTCGCATTGTCTTCGGGTTGCGCCCTCGTCGCAGTCGATGCAGGGCATGAAGGGGTGTTGGTCGAGAAGCCGTTTTTCTTCGGCCATGGCGGGGTGGATCCCATTCCGATCAAGACGGGCCGAGTGGCCATCGCTCCGACCACGCAGATCATCGATGTCGAGGTCCGTCCCATTCAATACTCGGAGCACTTCGATATTATTTCTTCCGAGAACGCGCCCGTGTCGTTCGATGCATTCCTCATCGCCAACGTGATCGAGGGGCGCTCGCCTGAACTGATCAGCAAATATGGGCCGAACTGGTATGCCAATAACGCCAAGGAAGCGTTCCGCACATTCGTCCGCGAAGAGGTGCAGAAATATCCCCTCTTTCAATTGACGACCGACCCGACCACGAGGCAGAAACTGCAAGATGCCATTGCGAAAGAAGTTCAAACCAAATTGATCGAGAAACAGGGCATCCCGGTGCGGCTGAACCGTGTGGTCGTCGGGAGTATCCTGCCTCCGAAGGGTGTCGTGGAGCAGACGACGCAGACCATCATCCAAGAACAGCGCAAGATTACGATGGTAGAGTTCCAGAAAGCGGAAGAGTCCCGTGAGAAAGCGGAGCGGCAGCGCGGCATCGCCGACCGGGCGTACCGTGAATCGCTGGGATTGACGGCCGTAGAGTTCGTCGATTTGCGCCGCATCGAAGTGCAAAAAGAAATCGTCCAACATTCACCCGCCGCCCTCACCGTCATCATGGGTCTTGAGCGTATCGGGATCAACATGCCGCCGCTCGCAGGGGGCAATTAG
- a CDS encoding cytochrome c produces MTTSRSHIGMWLFFVGLLVACDSSQPKQAVGGAPVPMEFQVGEAKFTANCAACHGKQAAGTDHGPPLVHKIYEPNHHGDAAFQRAAANGVKAHHWEFGNMPKIEGATADDVDQIVKYVRWLQRQAGIQ; encoded by the coding sequence ATGACAACATCACGGTCTCATATTGGAATGTGGCTGTTCTTCGTGGGCCTTCTCGTAGCCTGCGATTCCTCGCAACCCAAGCAAGCGGTTGGAGGGGCCCCTGTACCAATGGAATTCCAGGTCGGTGAGGCGAAGTTCACCGCCAACTGCGCAGCCTGTCATGGGAAACAAGCGGCGGGGACCGACCATGGACCTCCGTTGGTGCATAAGATCTATGAGCCGAACCATCATGGCGATGCCGCGTTTCAGCGGGCTGCGGCCAACGGCGTCAAGGCGCACCATTGGGAATTTGGCAACATGCCGAAGATCGAGGGCGCGACGGCTGATGACGTCGATCAGATTGTGAAGTATGTCCGGTGGCTCCAACGCCAAGCCGGTATTCAGTAG
- the queC gene encoding 7-cyano-7-deazaguanine synthase QueC, whose amino-acid sequence MQPPSHRAVVLASGGLDSTVTAAIAKEEGCELFFLTIDYGQRHAVEVERARQVAAALGVANHLVMHLDLRAIGGSALTGQEAVPKDRAGHERSQGIPVTYVPGRNLIFLSIAAAHAEVVGASCIYFGANVLDYSGYPDCRPEFIRAFEAAVKEGTKAGVAGQALQVKAPLLMLTKADIIRRGIELHVPFHLTHSCYDPVGEQACGRCDSCVIRREGFAKVGVVDPVSYAITSGC is encoded by the coding sequence ATGCAGCCACCGAGTCATCGAGCGGTCGTGTTGGCAAGCGGAGGGTTGGATTCCACCGTCACCGCGGCGATCGCCAAGGAGGAGGGGTGCGAGCTCTTCTTCCTCACGATCGACTACGGACAACGCCATGCCGTCGAGGTGGAGCGGGCTCGGCAGGTTGCCGCCGCTTTAGGCGTGGCGAACCATCTGGTGATGCATCTGGACCTGCGTGCCATCGGCGGGTCGGCGCTGACCGGCCAGGAGGCCGTACCCAAGGATCGAGCGGGGCACGAGCGCAGCCAGGGCATTCCGGTCACCTATGTGCCGGGCCGGAATCTCATCTTCCTCTCGATTGCGGCCGCCCATGCGGAAGTCGTCGGCGCGTCGTGCATCTATTTTGGCGCGAACGTGTTGGACTATTCCGGTTATCCGGACTGTCGGCCTGAATTCATTCGCGCATTTGAAGCGGCGGTGAAGGAGGGGACGAAAGCCGGCGTGGCAGGACAGGCGCTCCAGGTCAAAGCCCCCTTGCTGATGCTGACGAAAGCAGACATCATCCGGCGGGGCATCGAACTGCATGTGCCGTTTCACCTGACCCATAGCTGTTACGATCCGGTAGGGGAGCAGGCGTGCGGTCGATGCGATAGTTGTGTGATCCGGCGGGAGGGGTTTGCGAAGGTTGGGGTTGTGGACCCTGTCTCATATGCGATAACCTCAGGATGTTGA
- a CDS encoding TraR/DksA family transcriptional regulator, producing MATKTPAKKKPVATVKATAKVTAKAEKPASKSKPAEVVVVEKSISMAVSPLAAKPKESPKEREDRERRRQVLQQMLMRKRQEIIKEIEGSLGQSLIEDKQRRLESARDVGDQALMDLDRELGISLMEMRNRRRQAIDEALTRLTEGTYGICAECGVEISERRLEAVPFAKLCVECQSKEELLEKIEREEDRD from the coding sequence ATGGCAACAAAAACTCCCGCCAAGAAGAAACCGGTGGCGACAGTGAAGGCGACGGCCAAGGTGACGGCGAAGGCAGAGAAGCCGGCCAGCAAATCGAAGCCCGCTGAAGTCGTGGTGGTCGAAAAGTCCATCAGCATGGCCGTCTCCCCCCTGGCTGCCAAACCCAAAGAGTCGCCCAAAGAACGTGAAGATCGGGAGCGCCGACGCCAAGTCCTTCAGCAGATGCTGATGCGGAAGCGCCAAGAGATTATTAAAGAGATCGAGGGGAGTCTGGGGCAATCCCTCATTGAAGATAAGCAGCGGCGGCTTGAGTCTGCACGCGACGTGGGCGATCAAGCGCTCATGGATCTCGATCGTGAGCTGGGCATTTCCTTGATGGAAATGCGCAATCGCCGTCGGCAGGCCATCGATGAAGCGTTGACGCGGTTGACCGAAGGCACCTACGGCATCTGCGCCGAATGCGGTGTGGAGATCAGCGAACGGCGATTGGAAGCCGTGCCCTTTGCCAAGCTCTGTGTCGAATGTCAGTCGAAAGAAGAGCTGCTGGAGAAAATCGAGCGAGAAGAGGATCGCGACTAG
- a CDS encoding adenine phosphoribosyltransferase gives MTAINYHALIREVPDFPKPGILFYDITTLLKDARALSSIADELTAYYQGQGITKVIGIESRGFIFGGILADRLNAGFVLVRKPGKLPADCFEVKYSLEYGSNSLAIHRDAIAVGERVLIVDDLLATGGTAAATVSLVRQLGGEIAGLDFLVELKGLNGRDKLAGHPIHSTILYP, from the coding sequence ATGACCGCTATCAATTACCACGCCCTCATCCGCGAAGTCCCCGACTTTCCCAAGCCCGGCATTCTTTTCTACGACATCACCACGTTGCTCAAAGATGCTCGCGCCCTGTCGTCGATTGCCGATGAGTTGACCGCCTACTATCAGGGACAGGGAATCACCAAAGTCATCGGTATTGAATCGCGCGGGTTTATTTTTGGCGGGATCTTGGCAGACCGGTTGAACGCCGGGTTCGTGCTGGTCCGGAAGCCTGGCAAATTGCCGGCCGACTGTTTTGAAGTCAAATATAGCCTCGAATACGGATCGAACTCCCTAGCCATCCACCGCGATGCGATTGCGGTGGGAGAGCGCGTGTTGATTGTGGATGACTTATTGGCCACGGGGGGCACTGCGGCTGCGACGGTGTCTCTCGTTCGGCAATTGGGCGGCGAGATCGCCGGGCTCGATTTTCTCGTCGAGCTTAAGGGCCTGAATGGTCGAGACAAGCTGGCCGGTCACCCCATCCATTCGACGATCCTCTACCCCTAG